A genomic stretch from Bifidobacterium sp. ESL0769 includes:
- a CDS encoding DUF5719 family protein, producing MNNDMDSDKRRAAVPSLQQVVPGPPAPPAAPGVSGSSEHFQDIVSAGRVQGAANGSEAVKAGASHTRTVSRVVLAVVTVVVLVVLIVAVVLLPMPGWLVDSAKAGNATAAKQVEQTDLTYYCPSRMALSDNGKYGDSEFQSSEGNVASSARYSAFGSVYEASVGAVTNGSEADNKKLTGKDTVDSAMVKTYSGTADHGSQAFETRLLAAKSGTGAAASVASWATDGDLKGLAASTCVAPALEQDFLLGPTTTGATQQLSVANFSSKATSLQVQIWSTKHGTPLQLSTGNVVNIGANGETNVELSAAAPGNEALFVKVKSKETPIAAIVRSVELDGLNAKGSDYAVPLNVATTKAYLPGITGDDAVTVLARAEQTTDLNLSWIDGNGASSAKTQHLEAGKVVAVDLGKAPDGVTGLQASASSPVDVSAKVTQNGDSGTDFAYVSPSQSFTQSAVVIPDHTDGTITLLNTSGSETKATLQGYDASGKPAGSKQVSIPGNAGTSVAAKDVDENAVMFTLKNGKDVSMGVRLTQSDVQGSKLASVAYLASSGLEPRNMKVWVNDNAGIVR from the coding sequence ATGAACAATGACATGGATAGCGATAAGCGTCGCGCTGCCGTTCCCTCTCTTCAGCAAGTTGTTCCGGGCCCGCCGGCCCCTCCGGCCGCTCCGGGGGTATCTGGAAGTTCCGAGCATTTTCAGGACATTGTTAGTGCCGGGCGGGTGCAAGGTGCCGCCAACGGTTCCGAAGCGGTGAAGGCAGGCGCATCGCATACTCGGACGGTTTCGCGTGTCGTGCTGGCCGTGGTCACCGTCGTGGTGCTGGTCGTGTTGATTGTGGCTGTGGTGCTGCTGCCTATGCCGGGCTGGCTTGTCGATTCGGCCAAAGCCGGCAATGCCACCGCTGCCAAGCAAGTCGAGCAGACGGATCTGACCTATTATTGTCCCTCTCGCATGGCGCTTTCGGACAACGGCAAGTATGGCGACAGCGAGTTCCAGTCTTCGGAAGGCAACGTGGCTTCGTCAGCGCGATACTCCGCTTTCGGTTCGGTCTACGAGGCGAGCGTCGGCGCGGTGACCAACGGCAGTGAGGCAGACAACAAGAAACTTACTGGCAAAGACACCGTCGATTCCGCGATGGTCAAGACCTATTCCGGCACCGCCGATCACGGCTCGCAGGCGTTCGAGACACGTCTTCTGGCGGCGAAATCCGGTACCGGTGCCGCCGCATCTGTGGCTTCATGGGCCACTGACGGCGATTTGAAAGGTCTGGCGGCCTCCACTTGCGTCGCGCCTGCGCTCGAGCAGGACTTTCTCTTGGGGCCCACCACCACCGGGGCGACACAGCAATTGTCCGTCGCTAATTTCTCCTCGAAGGCCACTTCGCTGCAGGTGCAGATCTGGAGCACCAAGCATGGCACGCCTTTGCAGCTTTCCACCGGAAACGTCGTCAATATCGGCGCCAACGGCGAAACGAATGTGGAACTTTCCGCTGCAGCTCCCGGCAATGAGGCGCTTTTCGTGAAGGTCAAGAGCAAGGAGACCCCGATTGCCGCAATCGTGCGCAGCGTTGAGCTGGATGGCCTCAATGCCAAGGGTTCCGATTATGCGGTGCCGCTGAATGTTGCGACGACGAAGGCCTATCTGCCGGGGATTACCGGTGATGACGCAGTGACCGTATTGGCCCGTGCCGAGCAGACCACGGATTTGAACCTTTCGTGGATCGACGGCAATGGGGCCTCATCGGCCAAGACGCAGCATCTTGAAGCCGGCAAAGTCGTCGCCGTGGATTTAGGTAAGGCTCCCGACGGAGTGACCGGGCTTCAGGCCAGTGCATCAAGTCCCGTCGATGTCAGCGCAAAAGTGACCCAAAATGGGGATTCCGGCACCGATTTCGCCTATGTCTCGCCTTCTCAGAGCTTCACCCAATCGGCTGTTGTGATTCCTGATCATACCGACGGCACGATCACGTTGCTCAACACCTCCGGCAGCGAGACCAAGGCCACGCTGCAGGGCTATGATGCTTCCGGCAAACCTGCGGGAAGCAAACAAGTCAGCATTCCGGGCAACGCCGGAACGAGTGTCGCGGCCAAGGACGTCGACGAAAACGCCGTGATGTTCACGCTGAAAAACGGCAAGGACGTATCGATGGGCGTGAGGCTTACCCAGTCGGATGTTCAGGGATCCAAGCTCGCTTCGGTCGCCTACCTTGCATCTTCGGGTCTCGAGCCGCGCAACATGAAGGTTTGGGTCAACGACAACGCCGGAATCGTGCGCTGA
- a CDS encoding metallopeptidase family protein codes for MLRPPWQTHVYRNRHGRGSRTPMFGVRLPRYRTRSGMFDDMVSSQIRRLLAAWPELVRPVQFAVEDVPPSTPAPWEPKRNPTSQSFAANHGIPARIVLYRMPMQMHHPNKAELEWAIRDALVARLADLYGRRPEEIDPDWTGTEL; via the coding sequence ATGTTGCGACCACCTTGGCAGACCCACGTCTATCGAAACCGGCACGGACGCGGCTCGAGAACTCCGATGTTCGGTGTGCGTCTGCCCCGTTACCGTACCCGAAGCGGCATGTTCGACGATATGGTTTCCTCCCAGATTCGACGGCTTCTGGCGGCGTGGCCCGAGCTCGTGCGTCCGGTGCAGTTCGCCGTTGAGGACGTGCCGCCTTCCACGCCCGCACCTTGGGAACCCAAACGCAACCCGACTTCGCAGTCTTTTGCCGCAAACCACGGCATCCCGGCACGTATCGTGCTCTACCGTATGCCAATGCAGATGCATCATCCGAACAAGGCAGAACTGGAATGGGCCATCCGCGACGCTTTGGTCGCAAGGCTCGCCGATCTCTATGGCCGCAGGCCCGAAGAAATCGACCCCGACTGGACCGGCACCGAGCTCTAG
- a CDS encoding HAD-IIB family hydrolase: MAAGANAAIETWRDHDLSELVSGIKVVAFDLDNTLARSKKPMHADMASRFSALTRLIDVAVITGGRFELAKSQVLDVLESDACRSRIHVMPTSGTRYYRWNDGAWKCVYANELDMADRKRAIASIERHAREQGIWLEHTWGPRIEDRGSQITFSALGQEAPVDEKEGWDPCNSKKNRLAEAVAADLPNLVVRSGGSTSIDISARGVDKAYAVRKLCGILGCNVDQVVFIGDRMDPDGNDYPAAVIGTKPILVAGPQDTLQVCDRLIVALS; this comes from the coding sequence ATGGCAGCAGGGGCAAATGCGGCGATAGAGACATGGCGCGACCACGATCTTTCCGAACTTGTGAGTGGTATCAAGGTGGTTGCCTTCGATTTGGACAACACGCTCGCCCGCTCGAAGAAACCGATGCATGCCGACATGGCCTCGCGTTTTTCCGCTTTGACGCGTCTCATCGATGTGGCCGTCATCACCGGCGGCCGTTTTGAGCTGGCGAAAAGCCAGGTGCTCGACGTGCTCGAGTCGGATGCCTGCCGCTCCCGCATCCATGTCATGCCGACTAGCGGTACGCGCTATTACCGTTGGAATGACGGGGCTTGGAAGTGCGTCTATGCCAACGAACTGGACATGGCCGACCGCAAGCGCGCCATCGCCTCCATCGAACGCCACGCCCGAGAGCAGGGCATCTGGTTGGAGCATACTTGGGGGCCACGTATCGAGGACCGTGGCAGTCAGATCACGTTTTCCGCGTTGGGGCAGGAAGCTCCGGTCGACGAGAAGGAGGGCTGGGATCCTTGCAATAGCAAGAAAAACCGGCTCGCCGAAGCGGTGGCCGCCGACCTGCCGAACCTGGTGGTGCGTTCCGGCGGTTCGACCAGCATCGATATTTCGGCGCGTGGGGTCGACAAGGCCTATGCCGTGCGCAAGCTCTGCGGGATACTGGGCTGTAATGTCGATCAGGTCGTTTTCATTGGCGACCGCATGGACCCGGACGGCAACGACTATCCTGCGGCCGTCATTGGCACGAAGCCGATTCTCGTAGCTGGTCCGCAAGACACGCTTCAGGTCTGTGACCGTCTTATCGTGGCCTTGTCGTAG
- a CDS encoding phosphoribosyltransferase family protein, translating into MGTVASRLFGALRFWFAAIRDVLLPRGCAGCDKPDEVLCPSCASLFGHVYRKALPGNAGCCYGCSWYRGAVRQAILNWKDHGDEECDCAFALLLADLALKVLRQEGPYSRTRSLALVPAPSSASSMHRRGRWQTLPLVRLMARRLDRQGFSAVAKPVLKLEGVQGKSVQASSAQSRSRRIAGHVRVTEDLKGDDSLFIVIDDIMTTGATMGQCISALRAAGASNVIGLALACTPNRDE; encoded by the coding sequence ATGGGAACTGTAGCTTCGCGACTTTTTGGTGCATTACGATTTTGGTTTGCGGCCATTCGTGATGTCTTGCTGCCGCGAGGCTGTGCCGGATGCGATAAACCGGACGAGGTGCTTTGCCCTTCTTGCGCGTCACTTTTCGGACATGTTTATCGCAAGGCGTTGCCGGGGAATGCCGGGTGTTGCTATGGATGCTCTTGGTATCGAGGTGCGGTTCGTCAGGCGATCCTTAATTGGAAAGACCACGGCGATGAAGAGTGTGATTGTGCCTTCGCCTTATTGCTGGCCGATTTGGCGCTGAAAGTACTTAGACAAGAAGGCCCTTATAGCCGCACGCGTTCTCTTGCTTTGGTCCCGGCGCCTTCTTCGGCCTCTTCGATGCATCGTCGCGGCCGTTGGCAGACACTGCCGCTCGTCAGGTTGATGGCACGGCGCTTGGATCGCCAGGGTTTTTCGGCTGTGGCGAAACCGGTGCTGAAACTTGAAGGTGTACAGGGCAAATCCGTCCAGGCGTCAAGCGCTCAATCCCGTTCGCGAAGGATCGCAGGGCATGTGCGCGTCACTGAGGATCTGAAAGGCGACGACTCGTTGTTTATCGTTATCGACGACATTATGACCACTGGTGCCACGATGGGACAGTGCATCTCCGCGTTGCGTGCGGCCGGCGCCTCTAACGTCATCGGGCTTGCGTTGGCTTGTACGCCGAACCGAGACGAATAG
- a CDS encoding Y-family DNA polymerase, whose protein sequence is MSKSLQVLADANSFFASCERVFDPRLANKPVVVLSNNDGCVVARSAEAKRLGIKEGTPWFSIREEAQQAGVVARSSNYELYASLSARMMSVMSRFMPGQEIYSIDECFLNPSTDAAQTVQISKAMRKSVLEGVGVPVSVGIAPSKTLAKVANHWAKRHPSSGGVSLWSEIETQYGDAALASIPVSDVWGVGRRLTRKLQAMGIVTALDLRNQDPVSVRHRFSITLERTVLELNGIPCIVGDASANDGKRKSEILCSRMFSKPVTDMAQLNQALSVYAQKACRRLRRQSSLCSHVAAFCATSPFGPENSYQSFHATTTLRDPSDDPLVIAKAACEAMRSKADPHARYIRAGVLLLGLQDAKDFTTLHGFEARRDSHNLGAVIDEANKKFGTARVGIGYGGMRGKGRGDEDTGASWTMRREMLSPRCTTRWDEMAVAHAN, encoded by the coding sequence ATGAGCAAATCGCTTCAGGTGCTGGCCGATGCGAATAGCTTCTTCGCCTCATGCGAACGCGTTTTCGACCCGAGACTGGCCAATAAGCCGGTTGTGGTGCTTTCCAACAACGATGGATGTGTGGTGGCTCGCAGCGCGGAGGCGAAACGGCTGGGCATCAAGGAGGGCACGCCATGGTTCAGTATCCGCGAGGAGGCGCAACAAGCCGGTGTGGTGGCACGCAGCTCGAACTATGAGCTCTATGCCAGCCTTTCAGCACGGATGATGTCGGTGATGAGCCGGTTCATGCCAGGCCAGGAGATCTACTCCATCGACGAATGCTTCCTGAACCCTTCAACGGATGCCGCTCAGACTGTGCAGATTTCGAAGGCTATGCGCAAATCCGTATTGGAGGGAGTCGGCGTGCCGGTCAGTGTCGGTATCGCGCCAAGCAAGACGCTGGCCAAAGTGGCCAACCACTGGGCCAAACGGCACCCTTCAAGTGGCGGAGTAAGTCTGTGGAGCGAGATCGAGACGCAATACGGCGATGCGGCCCTTGCCTCCATACCGGTGAGCGACGTATGGGGTGTCGGCAGACGGCTCACCCGCAAGCTGCAGGCCATGGGCATCGTCACCGCACTCGACCTACGAAATCAGGATCCGGTGTCCGTCAGGCACCGTTTTTCCATCACCTTGGAACGCACCGTACTGGAGTTGAACGGTATCCCCTGCATCGTCGGCGATGCCAGCGCCAACGATGGCAAACGCAAATCTGAGATATTGTGCTCACGGATGTTCTCAAAACCCGTCACCGACATGGCTCAGCTAAACCAGGCCTTGAGCGTTTACGCGCAGAAGGCCTGCCGGAGGCTGCGCCGTCAGTCGAGCTTGTGTTCACATGTCGCCGCCTTCTGCGCCACGAGTCCCTTCGGGCCGGAAAACAGCTATCAGTCGTTTCATGCGACCACCACCTTGCGCGACCCGAGCGACGACCCCTTGGTCATCGCCAAGGCCGCATGCGAGGCCATGCGCAGCAAGGCCGACCCGCATGCCCGTTACATCCGCGCAGGGGTACTGCTGCTCGGTCTGCAGGATGCCAAGGATTTCACCACTTTGCACGGGTTCGAAGCCAGACGCGACAGCCACAATCTGGGAGCCGTCATCGACGAGGCCAACAAGAAATTTGGCACGGCCCGGGTTGGTATCGGCTATGGCGGGATGCGCGGGAAAGGGCGCGGCGACGAAGACACCGGGGCTTCATGGACGATGAGGCGCGAGATGCTTTCCCCTCGCTGCACCACGCGTTGGGATGAGATGGCCGTGGCCCATGCCAATTAG
- a CDS encoding S24 family peptidase has product MTASASCKLTCSSSGQDCRVSQIFRSTLAPTPIPIALEAVHAGFPSVAQDYFAGDFSFDEHIIRNPDTTFIITVAGDSMEGAGIWDGDLLVVDRSLEPQADDVVVAVLDDELTVKRLVMRGSTPILHPENPRYPDFSPENAEELVIWGVVIGNFHTQSRSSRFGSALPGVTRPGMSNTSTYDSGTPEKANGTTGLAEHSRGWSSGATIYPFPQRQG; this is encoded by the coding sequence ATGACAGCAAGCGCATCATGCAAATTGACGTGCAGCAGTTCAGGGCAGGATTGCAGAGTCAGCCAAATTTTCCGTTCGACGCTTGCACCGACACCCATTCCCATCGCGCTTGAAGCGGTGCACGCAGGGTTCCCGTCGGTGGCACAAGACTACTTTGCAGGCGATTTCAGCTTCGACGAGCACATTATCCGCAACCCAGACACCACCTTCATCATCACCGTCGCAGGCGACTCCATGGAAGGGGCCGGCATCTGGGACGGCGACCTGCTGGTGGTCGACCGTTCGCTTGAACCGCAGGCCGATGACGTGGTGGTGGCCGTCCTCGACGACGAGCTGACCGTCAAACGCCTCGTGATGCGCGGATCAACGCCAATCCTGCATCCCGAAAATCCCCGTTATCCTGATTTCTCACCCGAGAACGCGGAAGAACTGGTGATCTGGGGCGTGGTCATCGGCAACTTCCACACCCAAAGCCGTTCGAGCCGATTCGGCTCCGCTCTGCCGGGCGTCACCCGTCCAGGCATGTCGAATACTTCCACATACGATTCCGGCACCCCCGAAAAAGCCAACGGCACCACCGGGCTCGCCGAGCACAGCCGAGGATGGTCGAGCGGCGCCACCATCTATCCCTTCCCACAACGCCAGGGTTAG
- a CDS encoding HAMP domain-containing sensor histidine kinase: MSNHTHQSGKKILDNERPIGLFSSLKAELSVIIVIATAIAFVMAWFLLKMGLSGWIAMPLTLVVALGITYFFSRGLTAPLRQMRDAAKAMSEGDYTVRVKVGTRSNDEVGQLARSFNEMAEELQHADQMRRDMIANVSHELRTPVSALQAMLENLADGVVEPTPANLEGILNQTHRLSDLIAFLLDLSRMEAGAASLNIEQFNFADFIDETLEPLEIADAGHAHDVDVHVPDSIEIEGDQDRLRQLFTNIISNAFKHSPDNTTVLIEAHEDKAHGTIVTNVVNFGSQIPKEARADIFRRFVKGKSGPGTESGGTGLGLSIARWAAQLHGGNVKVVDDDRGTDFEITLPKFHIVSDESVAETTL, from the coding sequence ATGAGCAACCATACACATCAATCCGGCAAGAAGATATTGGACAACGAGCGCCCGATAGGTTTGTTCTCATCACTCAAAGCCGAGCTGAGCGTCATCATCGTCATCGCCACGGCTATCGCGTTTGTCATGGCTTGGTTCCTCCTGAAAATGGGGCTGAGCGGCTGGATCGCCATGCCGTTGACGCTTGTGGTGGCGCTGGGCATCACCTATTTCTTCTCCCGTGGGTTGACCGCTCCCCTGCGCCAGATGCGCGACGCGGCCAAGGCCATGAGCGAAGGCGACTATACAGTACGTGTCAAGGTCGGCACTCGAAGCAACGACGAGGTGGGCCAGCTCGCCCGCTCGTTCAACGAGATGGCCGAGGAACTCCAGCACGCCGACCAGATGCGGCGCGACATGATCGCCAATGTCTCGCACGAACTTCGTACTCCCGTCTCAGCCCTGCAGGCAATGCTCGAGAACCTCGCCGACGGTGTGGTGGAGCCCACCCCTGCCAATCTTGAGGGGATTTTGAACCAGACCCATCGGCTTTCCGACCTCATCGCCTTCCTCCTCGATCTTTCGCGCATGGAAGCCGGTGCGGCAAGCCTCAACATCGAGCAGTTCAATTTCGCCGACTTCATCGACGAAACGCTGGAACCGCTGGAAATCGCGGATGCCGGGCACGCCCATGACGTCGACGTGCATGTACCGGATTCCATCGAAATCGAAGGCGACCAAGACAGGCTGCGTCAGCTGTTCACCAACATCATCTCCAATGCCTTCAAACATTCGCCCGACAACACTACCGTGCTTATCGAGGCACACGAAGACAAGGCGCACGGCACCATCGTGACCAACGTCGTCAATTTCGGCTCGCAGATTCCCAAAGAGGCGCGCGCGGACATCTTCCGCCGTTTCGTCAAAGGCAAGTCCGGTCCGGGCACCGAATCCGGCGGCACCGGCCTCGGACTGTCGATCGCCCGCTGGGCGGCGCAACTGCATGGCGGCAATGTCAAAGTCGTCGATGACGACCGCGGCACCGATTTCGAAATCACTCTGCCGAAATTCCATATTGTCTCCGACGAGTCCGTTGCAGAAACCACTCTCTGA
- a CDS encoding response regulator transcription factor, with protein sequence MLNTSAHQKTPRTILVVEDEPDLATAIAQRITANGWTARVAGDGASAVRAASQIKPDLVIMDIMLPVMDGIEATKRIIAERPVPVLMLTARDSEADKVMGLSAGADDYMTKPFSPRELIARCEALLRRVERATLIAKNNENEKVLDFGTLVIDPRQRIVTQDGKQVHLTPTEFDLLATLARKPKSVFKREKLLEEVWDWPDASGTRTVDSHVKALRHKLGSDLIRTAHGVGYAFEPPEEGNATTASVKE encoded by the coding sequence ATGCTCAACACTTCGGCACATCAGAAGACGCCGCGTACCATCTTGGTGGTCGAGGACGAGCCAGATCTCGCCACGGCAATCGCACAGCGCATCACAGCCAACGGTTGGACCGCTCGCGTGGCGGGAGACGGGGCGAGCGCCGTACGCGCCGCAAGCCAGATCAAGCCGGACCTGGTCATCATGGACATCATGCTGCCCGTCATGGATGGCATCGAAGCTACCAAGCGCATCATCGCCGAGCGCCCGGTGCCAGTGCTCATGCTCACCGCCCGTGATTCCGAAGCCGACAAGGTGATGGGGCTTTCCGCCGGAGCCGACGATTACATGACCAAGCCGTTCTCCCCCCGCGAACTTATCGCTCGTTGCGAGGCTCTGCTGCGTCGCGTCGAGCGCGCCACCCTCATCGCCAAGAACAACGAGAATGAAAAAGTGCTGGACTTCGGCACACTGGTCATCGACCCGCGCCAACGCATCGTGACCCAAGACGGCAAACAGGTGCATCTGACGCCTACCGAATTCGATTTGCTCGCCACCCTTGCCCGCAAGCCGAAGTCCGTCTTCAAGCGTGAGAAATTGCTCGAAGAGGTGTGGGATTGGCCTGACGCTTCCGGCACCCGCACCGTCGATTCGCACGTTAAGGCGTTGCGCCACAAACTTGGCAGCGATCTGATTCGCACCGCTCACGGCGTCGGTTACGCGTTCGAGCCTCCAGAGGAAGGCAACGCCACGACGGCTTCCGTGAAAGAGTAG
- a CDS encoding CarD family transcriptional regulator has protein sequence MDYKVGDVVVYPRHGAAKVTAFEKRTVKGVTRDYLQLSVLSSDGLVIEVPVDNAKKVGIRNIVDGKEVAKVFEILRTPIVDNEKMNWSRRYKLNVEKIATGEVNKIAEVVRDLAQRDVDEHGLSAGEKRMLTRARNILTSEIALSEHIEEDEAQHLLDVNLGYAQPAPDDAKHHTQAPEEPASQTLARIEAENKEAKNSKKKR, from the coding sequence ATGGATTACAAAGTTGGGGATGTTGTCGTTTATCCGCGTCACGGTGCGGCGAAGGTGACAGCTTTCGAAAAACGTACGGTCAAAGGCGTTACGCGCGACTACCTGCAACTTTCAGTGCTTTCCAGCGACGGCCTGGTCATCGAAGTGCCGGTCGACAATGCCAAGAAGGTGGGCATTCGCAATATCGTCGACGGCAAGGAAGTCGCCAAGGTCTTCGAAATCCTGCGTACGCCGATCGTCGACAACGAGAAAATGAACTGGTCGCGTCGTTACAAGCTGAACGTTGAGAAGATTGCCACCGGCGAGGTCAACAAGATTGCCGAGGTCGTGCGTGATCTGGCCCAGCGCGATGTCGACGAGCATGGTCTTTCTGCCGGTGAGAAACGTATGCTCACGCGCGCTCGCAATATTCTCACTTCTGAGATTGCGCTTTCCGAGCATATCGAAGAGGATGAAGCCCAGCACCTGCTTGACGTCAACCTTGGATACGCTCAACCCGCACCGGATGATGCCAAGCATCATACCCAGGCTCCTGAGGAGCCGGCGAGCCAGACGTTGGCGAGAATCGAAGCCGAAAACAAAGAAGCCAAGAATTCCAAGAAAAAGAGGTAG
- a CDS encoding metal ABC transporter permease produces the protein MSHIQFGFNHEWMTTLSAPFMHNAFIAGLCIALAAGVMGYFTIARHSTFAAHALAHIGLPGATGAVLLGLPVSLGLGIFALGGALTIGALGKKASQREIATGTVLAFATGLGLFFSRMSSSASQQMQAILFGSILTITNDQVLGFAIFDVLLLAVMAVVYRPLLFSSLDEQVAQAKGVPIGVMNVLFMAIMAGVITIAVPAVGTLLIFALVVTPAATANILTSTPLRSMVLSSILCLVSIWGGLVISVMFPTPPSFVIVTISTLFWIVAKGVEALRRH, from the coding sequence ATGAGCCATATCCAATTCGGCTTCAACCATGAATGGATGACAACGCTTTCGGCGCCGTTCATGCACAACGCCTTCATCGCTGGGCTTTGCATCGCGCTGGCCGCCGGGGTGATGGGCTATTTCACCATTGCCCGTCATTCAACCTTCGCCGCGCACGCGTTGGCGCATATCGGACTGCCGGGAGCCACTGGAGCGGTTTTGCTGGGACTACCGGTCTCGCTCGGGCTCGGCATCTTCGCTCTCGGTGGGGCGCTGACCATCGGGGCGCTGGGCAAAAAGGCCTCGCAGCGCGAAATCGCGACCGGCACCGTGCTCGCCTTCGCCACCGGTCTGGGTCTCTTCTTCTCGCGCATGTCAAGTTCCGCCTCGCAGCAGATGCAGGCGATTCTTTTCGGCTCGATATTGACTATTACCAACGATCAGGTGCTGGGCTTCGCTATTTTCGACGTGTTGCTCTTGGCGGTGATGGCTGTGGTCTACCGGCCGTTGCTTTTCAGCTCGTTGGACGAGCAGGTGGCGCAGGCCAAGGGCGTGCCGATCGGCGTGATGAATGTGCTGTTCATGGCCATCATGGCCGGCGTCATCACCATCGCCGTACCTGCGGTAGGCACGCTGCTAATTTTCGCGCTGGTCGTCACCCCTGCCGCCACGGCAAACATCCTCACTAGTACGCCGCTGCGTTCAATGGTGCTTTCCAGCATCCTGTGCCTGGTCTCGATTTGGGGCGGACTGGTCATTTCGGTCATGTTCCCGACTCCCCCGAGCTTCGTCATCGTCACGATTTCGACGCTCTTCTGGATCGTCGCCAAAGGTGTGGAAGCGTTGCGCCGCCACTGA
- a CDS encoding zinc ABC transporter substrate-binding protein, with protein sequence MKRFGWQTKATAILGSLCLVFGLAACGSGNDSQQQDKTNNSSKQADGPINVVASINQWGSLAKEIGGNDVNVTSIVNTVSVDAHDFEPQTTDMAKLQGAEIVVVNGAGYDNWASKSIAKGTTSVSAATAVGASTGDNPHLWFSKDARKATATELEDAFAKARPAKAKQFQARLKTWKANETKLENSMKEFSQKHQDATYGATEPVAYYLMDDLGFTDKTPKGYTQAVSSEGEPAPSDLQKFQHLISGREVNLLINNTQEASNTTNLLTGTAGRTEVPVVDVSEQMPKDQTTLTGWITTLMKSIDKAMADFKASEADHQKVTDGDKTDNSDGSGQSGQSGNSTNSNQQTPTAPFDGSVPSNAGQTDPGK encoded by the coding sequence ATGAAACGATTCGGATGGCAGACGAAGGCTACGGCCATACTGGGCTCGCTATGCTTGGTTTTCGGCCTTGCGGCCTGCGGCAGCGGCAACGACTCCCAGCAGCAAGACAAGACCAATAACAGCTCCAAGCAGGCGGACGGGCCTATCAATGTGGTCGCCTCAATCAACCAATGGGGTTCACTGGCTAAGGAAATCGGAGGCAACGACGTCAATGTGACCTCGATCGTCAACACCGTCTCGGTCGACGCCCATGATTTCGAGCCGCAGACCACCGACATGGCCAAACTGCAAGGCGCCGAAATCGTAGTGGTCAACGGCGCCGGATACGACAACTGGGCCAGTAAGTCCATCGCCAAAGGAACCACCAGCGTTTCGGCGGCCACGGCGGTCGGCGCGAGTACCGGCGACAACCCACACCTCTGGTTCTCCAAGGACGCGCGAAAGGCGACGGCGACGGAACTGGAGGACGCCTTCGCCAAGGCGAGGCCCGCCAAAGCCAAGCAGTTCCAGGCACGTTTGAAGACGTGGAAGGCAAACGAAACCAAGCTCGAGAATTCCATGAAGGAGTTCTCACAGAAGCACCAGGACGCGACTTACGGCGCCACGGAACCGGTGGCCTATTACTTAATGGACGACCTCGGTTTCACCGACAAGACGCCGAAAGGCTATACGCAGGCGGTGAGTTCTGAGGGCGAACCCGCACCGAGCGACCTGCAGAAGTTCCAGCACCTCATTTCCGGACGCGAAGTCAATCTGCTCATCAACAACACGCAGGAAGCCAGCAACACTACCAATCTGCTGACTGGAACGGCCGGACGCACCGAAGTGCCCGTCGTCGACGTCAGCGAGCAGATGCCGAAAGACCAGACCACGCTCACTGGTTGGATCACCACGTTGATGAAAAGCATCGACAAGGCCATGGCCGATTTCAAGGCCAGCGAAGCCGACCATCAGAAGGTGACAGACGGAGACAAAACCGACAACAGTGACGGTTCGGGGCAGTCCGGACAGTCCGGCAATTCGACGAATTCCAATCAGCAGACGCCCACGGCTCCGTTCGATGGTTCGGTGCCATCGAACGCAGGTCAGACCGACCCTGGCAAGTAA